In Pseudofrankia saprophytica, one genomic interval encodes:
- a CDS encoding fatty acyl-AMP ligase, whose product MTVDDVVPVPLPEQLAARARDEPDRVALTFVDYAVDRSGTATSLTYGQLFSRVCAFSARIAARQERGSRLAIVAPQGLDYVVAFLGALRAGIVAVPLFSPDLPGHSGRLDAVFSDCEPAGVATTSAALPAVRTFLERQGRAVGVIVVDDEPALDEAGDAGAGGLAAWINQAPPVALRRDDLAYLQYTSGSTRSPAGVRISHGNIAVNAAQAEAAYFDGRAGLTVVSWLPLFHDMGLVLVVGGCVGGGYPAVFMSPDAFLAKPVRWLRLLSSSPGAVTSAPNFAFDFCANRISAEDAAGLWLGDVAAMNNGAEPVQAATLDRFVRRFGPRGLRPEVIRPSYGLAEATVYVCGSSGPAAARVLEVDQEWLGAGQVMPAPEGGGSDAPPGGPHTLVSCGRPVGQLVAVVDPAAARVLPDGMVGEIWVHGPNVAHGYWRNPELSRTTFGQRLARELGGPTAAGPAAAGRGAGERADGRPVGPWLRTGDLGFLDDGELFVTGRLKDMIVIGGRNHYPQDVEAAVEDGHEALGRHRTAAFSVPGDDGERVVVVAEISRHALDGGWDSATVEQAVRGAVSDRHGLAVHDVVLTRPGSVPRTTSGKIARRASRQRYLAGGFSRVGSAS is encoded by the coding sequence GTGACCGTGGACGACGTTGTGCCCGTCCCGCTGCCCGAGCAGCTGGCCGCACGCGCTCGGGACGAGCCTGACCGTGTTGCCCTCACCTTCGTCGACTACGCCGTCGACCGGTCCGGAACCGCCACCTCGCTGACCTACGGGCAGCTGTTCAGCCGGGTCTGCGCGTTCTCGGCCCGGATCGCCGCCCGGCAGGAGCGGGGATCCCGGCTGGCGATCGTCGCCCCGCAGGGACTCGACTACGTGGTGGCGTTCCTCGGCGCGCTGCGGGCCGGCATCGTCGCCGTCCCGCTGTTCTCGCCCGACCTGCCTGGGCACTCCGGGCGGCTGGACGCCGTCTTCTCCGACTGCGAGCCGGCGGGTGTCGCCACCACTTCGGCCGCGCTGCCGGCCGTGCGCACGTTCCTCGAGAGGCAGGGGCGGGCCGTCGGCGTCATCGTCGTCGACGACGAGCCGGCTCTGGACGAGGCGGGGGACGCCGGCGCCGGCGGCCTCGCCGCGTGGATCAACCAGGCGCCGCCGGTCGCGCTCCGCCGGGATGACCTGGCGTACCTGCAGTACACCTCCGGTTCCACCCGGTCGCCGGCCGGAGTGCGGATCTCACATGGCAACATCGCCGTCAACGCGGCTCAGGCGGAAGCGGCCTACTTCGACGGCCGCGCTGGGCTGACCGTGGTCAGCTGGCTGCCGCTGTTCCACGACATGGGCCTGGTCCTCGTCGTCGGTGGCTGTGTTGGTGGTGGCTACCCCGCCGTGTTCATGAGCCCGGACGCCTTCCTCGCCAAGCCCGTCCGGTGGCTGCGGCTCCTGTCATCCAGCCCGGGCGCGGTCACGTCCGCCCCGAACTTCGCCTTCGACTTCTGCGCCAACCGGATCTCGGCCGAGGACGCCGCCGGCCTGTGGCTGGGCGACGTCGCCGCGATGAACAACGGCGCGGAGCCGGTCCAGGCCGCCACCCTCGACCGCTTCGTCCGCAGGTTCGGGCCCCGGGGGCTGCGCCCGGAGGTCATCCGGCCGTCGTATGGCCTCGCGGAGGCGACGGTGTACGTCTGCGGGTCCTCCGGACCGGCCGCGGCCCGGGTCCTCGAGGTCGACCAGGAATGGCTCGGAGCCGGCCAGGTGATGCCCGCGCCCGAGGGCGGCGGCTCCGACGCGCCGCCGGGCGGGCCCCACACCCTGGTCTCGTGCGGCCGCCCGGTCGGGCAGCTGGTCGCCGTCGTGGATCCCGCCGCGGCGCGGGTGCTCCCGGACGGGATGGTCGGGGAGATCTGGGTCCATGGGCCCAACGTCGCCCACGGGTACTGGCGTAACCCCGAGCTGTCCAGGACGACGTTCGGGCAGCGGCTCGCCCGCGAACTGGGCGGCCCGACCGCGGCTGGCCCGGCCGCCGCTGGCCGGGGCGCCGGCGAGCGAGCCGACGGCCGGCCTGTCGGCCCGTGGCTGCGCACCGGTGACCTGGGCTTCCTCGACGACGGAGAGCTGTTCGTCACCGGCCGGCTGAAAGACATGATCGTCATCGGCGGCCGCAACCACTACCCGCAGGATGTGGAGGCGGCCGTCGAGGACGGGCACGAGGCGTTGGGCCGCCACCGCACCGCCGCCTTCTCCGTGCCGGGTGACGACGGCGAACGGGTCGTCGTGGTGGCGGAGATATCCCGGCACGCGCTCGACGGGGGGTGGGACTCCGCCACTGTCGAGCAGGCCGTCCGTGGCGCCGTCTCCGATCGCCACGGCCTGGCGGTCCACGATGTCGTGCTCACGCGGCCCGGTTCCGTCCCGCGCACCACAAGCGGGAAGATCGCGCGCCGCGCCAGCCGGCAGCGCTACCTGGCCGGCGGGTTCTCGCGGGTGGGGAGCGCCTCGTGA
- a CDS encoding TetR/AcrR family transcriptional regulator: MQTSQRSDAHRNRDAILRVAVEAFRGEVPRVVQLQEIASRAGLGRSTVYRHFADRHALGQAVIAEHLDRLRQAVADTEACHFRELLGVVLSEQASMRPLVALIRELSTPEQKRYVIQLVEALAPAFRAAQARGEIRVDAHPMDLILLMEILETAVETQFLESDRDGAARRLTAFLLDGLFTDAGPRREDPDHEPCVVPRDGQRAPS, encoded by the coding sequence ATGCAGACCTCGCAGCGCTCCGACGCCCACCGCAACCGTGATGCCATCCTCCGCGTGGCGGTGGAGGCCTTCAGGGGCGAGGTCCCCCGCGTCGTGCAGCTTCAGGAGATCGCGAGTCGGGCTGGCTTAGGGCGCTCGACGGTCTATCGCCACTTCGCCGACCGACACGCGCTCGGCCAGGCCGTCATCGCCGAGCATCTCGACAGACTGAGGCAGGCGGTGGCGGACACAGAGGCGTGTCACTTCCGCGAGCTGCTGGGCGTCGTGCTGTCCGAGCAGGCTTCCATGCGGCCACTGGTCGCGCTTATCCGGGAGTTGTCGACCCCCGAGCAGAAGCGATACGTGATTCAGCTGGTCGAGGCACTCGCCCCCGCCTTCCGCGCCGCACAGGCCAGAGGCGAGATCCGCGTGGACGCGCATCCGATGGACCTCATACTCCTCATGGAGATCCTGGAGACCGCGGTCGAGACGCAGTTCCTGGAGAGCGATCGCGATGGCGCTGCTCGACGGCTCACGGCGTTTCTTCTCGACGGCCTGTTCACGGACGCGGGCCCGCGGCGCGAGGACCCGGACCACGAACCGTGTGTAGTACCTCGGGATGGACAGAGGGCGCCGAGCTGA
- a CDS encoding HEAT repeat domain-containing protein, whose amino-acid sequence MVPINTTTGTPQHTRVAGALGAKDSSVRLQAALAVGSNPDPGLLETLVERCAVEPDFFVRDMLSWALARLSPEITLPRIRQELDSEHAQARGQALHTLSKIGDRRAWDWITRDLLRDTDDEVARTAWRVAVALVPEDEKKNLVDDLVAQLGRGGRDVRLSLSRALVDLGSVIEPALEKAAANLDPTVAAHARATELLLRYPEAGFDVAIDEAKRVVTLGPERAAAAATAAVAARVAGSPETAATMESTGSTGSTEAAEIADC is encoded by the coding sequence GTGGTCCCGATCAACACGACAACCGGAACCCCGCAACACACCCGCGTGGCGGGCGCCCTGGGCGCCAAGGACTCGTCAGTCCGGCTTCAGGCGGCCCTGGCGGTCGGCTCGAACCCGGACCCCGGCCTGCTGGAGACGCTCGTCGAGCGGTGCGCGGTCGAGCCGGACTTCTTCGTGCGAGACATGCTGTCCTGGGCGCTTGCCCGGCTCTCGCCGGAGATCACCCTGCCCCGGATCCGCCAGGAGCTCGACTCCGAGCACGCTCAGGCCCGCGGCCAGGCGTTGCACACACTTTCCAAGATCGGTGACAGGAGGGCGTGGGACTGGATCACGCGCGACCTGCTGCGCGACACCGACGACGAGGTCGCGCGGACCGCGTGGCGCGTCGCGGTCGCCCTCGTACCCGAGGACGAGAAGAAGAACCTGGTCGACGACCTGGTCGCGCAGCTCGGCCGCGGCGGCCGCGACGTGCGGCTCAGCCTGAGCCGGGCCCTCGTCGACCTCGGCAGCGTGATCGAGCCCGCCCTGGAGAAGGCCGCGGCGAACCTCGACCCGACGGTGGCGGCGCACGCCCGTGCGACCGAGCTGCTCCTGCGGTACCCGGAGGCTGGTTTCGACGTGGCCATCGACGAGGCGAAACGAGTGGTCACGCTCGGCCCGGAACGAGCCGCCGCTGCCGCCACGGCGGCGGTGGCGGCGAGAGTCGCCGGGAGTCCCGAGACTGCCGCGACCATGGAGTCGACCGGGTCGACCGGGTCGACGGAGGCTGCGGAGATCGCGGATTGCTGA
- a CDS encoding MerR family transcriptional regulator — MLIGDVARHSGVSARMLRHYDALGLVRPSGRTVSGYREYSPEDIRRIFHVESLRSLGLSLRQVGRALQDPAFAPSALVGDLIRWTEDRLEREQELLERLRAIDASAPTGWQGVLRIVELMHGLGSTSAARRQQTVLAGPVGEPVPAELLAGAVLAESDPNVAGALRWALARSGGDGLATLAAGMHSRDVDIRRRAVLAITGMSQAPGTTVALADALGDPDTMVRGYAALALGGRGVAAAVPTLVGMVVEGFHDVDAAEVLGTLSQDPGCAARIITALVDELAAHTADSATRIRLAQALVELPGPGAQEVLRQLARDDDPAVALVASAFVGVLEEGSVAPVDAVVRPGDPA; from the coding sequence TTGCTGATCGGTGACGTGGCCCGCCACTCTGGGGTGAGTGCCCGAATGCTTCGGCACTATGACGCCCTCGGGCTGGTGCGACCGTCTGGTCGCACGGTCAGCGGCTACCGCGAGTACTCCCCCGAGGACATCCGCAGGATCTTCCACGTGGAGAGCCTTCGATCCCTCGGGCTCTCGCTCAGGCAGGTCGGACGCGCGCTGCAGGACCCGGCCTTCGCTCCGTCCGCCCTGGTCGGCGACCTCATCCGGTGGACGGAAGACCGCCTGGAGCGGGAACAGGAGCTGCTCGAGCGGCTCCGCGCGATCGACGCGTCGGCACCCACCGGCTGGCAGGGCGTCCTGCGCATCGTCGAACTCATGCACGGGCTCGGCTCGACCAGCGCCGCGCGCAGACAGCAGACCGTCCTGGCCGGCCCGGTGGGCGAACCGGTTCCCGCCGAACTACTGGCCGGGGCGGTGCTGGCCGAGTCCGACCCCAACGTCGCGGGCGCCCTGCGCTGGGCGCTCGCCCGATCGGGCGGCGACGGCCTGGCGACGCTGGCGGCCGGCATGCACTCGCGGGACGTCGACATCCGGCGGCGCGCGGTCCTGGCGATCACCGGGATGTCCCAGGCTCCGGGTACGACCGTGGCGCTTGCGGACGCGCTCGGGGACCCGGACACGATGGTGCGCGGGTACGCCGCGCTGGCGTTGGGCGGGCGTGGCGTCGCCGCAGCCGTGCCGACACTCGTCGGCATGGTGGTCGAAGGCTTCCATGACGTCGACGCGGCGGAGGTCCTGGGAACGCTGTCCCAGGATCCCGGGTGCGCGGCCCGGATCATCACCGCGCTGGTCGACGAACTCGCCGCGCACACCGCCGACTCCGCGACGCGGATACGCCTGGCCCAGGCGCTGGTCGAGCTGCCGGGACCGGGCGCGCAGGAGGTCCTGCGCCAGCTGGCCCGCGACGACGACCCTGCTGTCGCCCTCGTCGCCTCCGCCTTCGTCGGAGTTCTCGAAGAGGGTTCTGTCGCGCCGGTCGATGCCGTGGTCCGCCCCGGCGACCCGGCATGA
- a CDS encoding LmeA family phospholipid-binding protein gives MLGAMDRLAAHVAASQLVSQLQKSQQLPNKPAASVGGFPFLTQVVTGDYKDIGLRIRRVAVSDLCVNDISVHVRGVHLPLSTLIGNNVKTMPIDHVIGTVGLTYTDLNAYLADQPGDIQLSASGGGMRISAPVDVPLVGQIKAFGDVRASVQNDRLTLAPTALGVNGLGALSIPASTVRALSVTIPLSSLPLDLRLTSAAVTPSGVEITAEADDLKLEPTQPSTTRLQGC, from the coding sequence GTGCTCGGGGCGATGGACCGGCTGGCCGCTCACGTCGCAGCCTCCCAACTGGTCAGCCAGCTCCAGAAAAGTCAGCAGCTGCCGAACAAGCCGGCGGCCTCGGTAGGCGGCTTCCCGTTCCTGACCCAGGTGGTCACGGGTGACTACAAGGACATCGGTCTTCGCATTCGCCGGGTCGCCGTGTCCGACCTGTGCGTCAACGACATCAGCGTGCACGTCCGAGGAGTGCATCTTCCGCTGAGCACGCTGATCGGCAACAACGTCAAGACGATGCCGATCGATCATGTCATCGGCACGGTGGGACTCACCTACACCGACCTCAACGCCTACCTCGCCGACCAGCCCGGAGACATCCAGCTGAGCGCGTCTGGCGGCGGGATGCGCATCTCGGCACCGGTGGACGTACCGCTGGTCGGACAGATCAAGGCGTTCGGCGACGTGCGGGCCAGCGTCCAGAACGACCGGCTCACCCTCGCGCCCACCGCGCTCGGCGTCAACGGCCTGGGTGCCCTGAGCATCCCCGCGAGCACCGTGCGAGCCCTCAGCGTGACCATACCGCTCTCCAGCCTGCCGTTGGACCTGCGGTTGACGTCGGCCGCCGTGACGCCGTCCGGTGTCGAGATCACTGCCGAGGCCGACGACCTGAAGCTGGAGCCGACGCAGCCCTCGACGACCCGGCTCCAGGGCTGCTGA
- a CDS encoding serine/threonine-protein kinase: MTRNSGMTWRQLDVDGPATPLTRAVSSSGATTIPGERLLPHDSDSVGPYILVSRLGEGGMGTVYLGRDPGGRAVAVKVIRPDRANSPEYRHRFRLEVEAARSVAPFCTAEVLDADPDAFAPYLVTEFIEGLRLDQAVAVGPLSSSTLTGLAVGVATALTAIHHAGLVHRDLKPSNVILSLTGPRVIDFGIAQVLDGAVAKPTDWGFGSAGWMAPEQIHGQPIGPAADVFTWGMLVAYTATGRHPFDGDTDLELAYSITSAEPDLTGLPRQLEDLVSNALSKDPAARPTARDLLLHLVQLAPDDRATDPAIRLLGLTGTIPRLPRRRTPRPRRPWRPRVRPSVLLGGGVLLLALATAWTVATKNRGQAPAPPVTAATTTTSPRSPAPSAPSPGPVGFRDGGLQFTVEGVECGVEQLGPDFLARRPNGQFCLVTMTVRNVGGSSRQLQSANQYAYDSFGGQHSADYLSRFYLLGETVWQPVAPGASVHGRMVFDIPAEARLKLLRLHGSSTGTGVSIPL, from the coding sequence ATGACCAGGAATAGTGGCATGACCTGGAGGCAGCTGGACGTGGACGGTCCGGCGACCCCACTGACGCGGGCGGTGAGTTCCTCAGGTGCGACGACCATTCCCGGCGAGCGGCTGTTGCCGCATGACTCGGATTCCGTCGGCCCTTATATTCTGGTCAGCCGGCTGGGTGAAGGAGGAATGGGTACCGTCTACCTCGGACGTGACCCCGGTGGCCGCGCGGTCGCGGTCAAGGTCATTCGACCAGACAGGGCGAACAGCCCAGAATATCGACACCGTTTCCGGCTGGAGGTCGAGGCGGCCCGGAGCGTCGCGCCGTTCTGCACAGCCGAGGTTCTCGACGCCGACCCGGACGCGTTCGCGCCATATCTGGTGACCGAATTCATCGAAGGCCTTCGCCTCGATCAGGCAGTAGCCGTCGGCCCGCTCAGCTCATCCACACTCACCGGGCTGGCGGTCGGCGTGGCGACCGCGTTGACCGCGATCCACCATGCCGGGCTGGTGCATCGGGACCTCAAGCCCAGCAACGTGATCCTCTCACTGACCGGTCCGAGGGTGATCGATTTCGGCATTGCCCAGGTGCTTGACGGCGCCGTCGCGAAACCAACCGACTGGGGATTCGGCTCGGCGGGCTGGATGGCACCCGAGCAGATCCACGGTCAACCCATCGGACCGGCTGCCGACGTGTTCACCTGGGGCATGCTCGTCGCCTACACGGCCACCGGCCGGCACCCGTTCGACGGCGACACCGATCTCGAGCTCGCGTACAGCATCACCAGTGCCGAACCTGATCTGACGGGTCTCCCCCGGCAGCTGGAGGATCTCGTCTCGAACGCTCTCTCGAAGGACCCGGCGGCCCGGCCCACCGCCCGCGACCTGCTCCTGCACCTGGTCCAGCTAGCCCCGGACGACCGGGCCACCGATCCCGCGATCCGGCTGCTCGGCCTCACCGGCACCATTCCACGGCTTCCGCGGAGGCGAACGCCTCGTCCGCGGCGACCGTGGCGTCCGCGGGTTCGTCCATCCGTTCTGCTCGGCGGCGGCGTGCTGCTGCTGGCCCTTGCGACTGCCTGGACGGTAGCTACGAAAAACCGCGGTCAGGCCCCAGCTCCGCCCGTCACCGCCGCCACGACCACCACCAGTCCGCGCTCCCCGGCCCCGTCGGCTCCCTCCCCGGGACCGGTCGGCTTCCGCGACGGAGGACTCCAGTTCACGGTCGAGGGCGTCGAATGCGGAGTCGAGCAGCTCGGCCCCGATTTCCTGGCTCGCCGTCCGAACGGCCAGTTCTGCCTGGTGACGATGACGGTCCGCAACGTCGGTGGATCGTCGCGCCAGCTGCAGAGCGCCAACCAGTACGCATACGACTCTTTCGGCGGCCAGCACTCGGCCGACTACCTGTCTCGTTTCTACCTTCTTGGCGAAACGGTATGGCAGCCCGTCGCCCCTGGCGCATCGGTACATGGCCGGATGGTCTTCGACATTCCTGCGGAAGCAAGACTGAAACTGCTACGACTGCACGGCAGCTCGACCGGTACGGGCGTGTCGATACCACTCTGA
- a CDS encoding MMPL family transporter: protein MSVLARWCARHRFVVLGVWAGAAVVLIGLVVGMGSNFKTVADLPNSESAHAYTLLGASTDSPQTGRIVWHTTGQAVDSAEVRGDVARMLTTIASLPGVEAVVSPYAAGDASRLNTSQNTAYADVTVTDDVDVAQVRQTAQSIENDRLQVETGGQAFAPTTTSGGIAEVVGILAALLVLLVMFRSAWAAALPIITGVVGVVTSLLFVMVGSHAVDLSSESITMGSLIGLGVGIDYALFIVDRHRKALMAGASVHDAIGQAGNTSGRAVIFAGLTVIAALLAMFVVGMGVLTGMGQAAAVTVLFTVLAAITLLPALLSVLGPRVLSRRQRRLLSDSSDVTARKSAPGRARSRRGPARRWAALVTRAPAPMAVLALVVLAALAVPVLSMRVGEADASSDPAGSTSRQYYELMSPAFGGGIDATLLLVAETPDGSSAQALDTLVTRLPSVPDVASVALGATARDGVQVVQVTPSSSSGAKATVDLVDHLRRDVIPAAEAGSHLQVYVGGQTATNIDIADALMSKLPLYLALVAGLGFLLLVLAFRSLLVPLVGAVSNLATIVVGLGALTAIFQWGWASNLLGVGDGAPISYIVPIMVVGVMFGLSMDYQVFLVSRIREEWAHTHDNTRSIRTGVAETAKVIATAAVIMLCVFSSFGFSGQRIVSCIGIGLALAVVVDAFVVRMILVPALLRMIGDRVWAYPRWADRLTPRLAIEGPANKIDIPSDQMDAPPADNLVGAAGHASAAADRR from the coding sequence GTGTCCGTTCTTGCCCGGTGGTGCGCACGGCACCGCTTCGTCGTTCTCGGGGTCTGGGCCGGCGCCGCCGTCGTCCTGATCGGCCTCGTCGTAGGAATGGGGTCCAACTTCAAGACCGTCGCCGACCTGCCCAACAGCGAGTCGGCACACGCCTACACGCTGCTCGGCGCCTCCACCGACTCGCCCCAGACCGGTCGCATCGTCTGGCACACCACCGGGCAGGCCGTCGACTCGGCCGAGGTGCGCGGCGACGTCGCCCGCATGCTGACCACGATCGCGTCGCTGCCCGGAGTCGAGGCTGTCGTGAGCCCGTACGCCGCAGGCGACGCGTCGCGGCTCAACACCAGTCAGAACACGGCCTACGCCGACGTGACCGTCACCGACGACGTCGATGTCGCCCAGGTCCGGCAGACCGCCCAGTCGATCGAGAACGACCGCCTCCAGGTCGAGACCGGCGGCCAGGCGTTCGCACCCACGACGACGTCGGGCGGCATCGCCGAGGTCGTCGGCATCCTGGCGGCACTGCTGGTGCTGCTGGTGATGTTCCGCTCCGCCTGGGCCGCGGCACTTCCCATCATCACCGGCGTGGTCGGCGTCGTCACCTCACTGCTGTTCGTCATGGTCGGCTCCCACGCCGTCGACCTGTCGAGCGAGTCGATCACGATGGGGTCGCTGATCGGCCTGGGCGTCGGCATCGACTACGCGCTGTTCATCGTCGACCGGCACCGCAAGGCCCTGATGGCCGGAGCATCGGTGCACGACGCCATCGGGCAGGCCGGGAACACCTCCGGCCGAGCGGTGATCTTCGCCGGTCTGACGGTGATCGCCGCGCTGCTGGCGATGTTCGTGGTCGGCATGGGCGTCCTCACCGGCATGGGGCAGGCGGCCGCGGTGACCGTGCTGTTCACCGTGCTGGCGGCGATCACCCTGCTGCCCGCGCTGCTGTCGGTCCTCGGCCCGCGCGTGCTGTCCCGCCGGCAGCGCCGCCTCCTGTCCGACAGCAGCGACGTCACGGCGAGGAAGTCCGCGCCGGGACGCGCACGGTCTCGCCGTGGGCCCGCCCGGCGCTGGGCGGCGCTCGTCACCCGTGCTCCCGCGCCGATGGCGGTGCTCGCGCTGGTCGTGCTGGCGGCGCTCGCGGTCCCGGTGCTGTCGATGCGGGTCGGCGAGGCCGACGCCAGCAGCGACCCGGCCGGCTCGACGTCGCGTCAGTACTACGAGCTGATGAGTCCCGCGTTCGGCGGCGGCATCGACGCCACCCTGCTGCTGGTGGCCGAGACTCCCGACGGGAGTTCCGCCCAGGCGCTGGACACTCTGGTCACGCGGCTGCCGTCGGTGCCCGACGTCGCCTCGGTCGCCCTCGGCGCGACCGCCCGTGACGGCGTCCAGGTCGTCCAGGTGACGCCGTCGAGCAGCTCGGGCGCCAAGGCGACCGTCGATCTGGTGGATCACCTGCGGCGGGACGTCATCCCGGCCGCCGAGGCTGGCAGCCACCTGCAGGTGTACGTCGGCGGCCAGACGGCGACCAACATCGACATCGCGGACGCGCTGATGAGCAAGCTGCCGCTCTACCTGGCGCTGGTGGCCGGACTCGGGTTCCTGCTGCTGGTGCTCGCGTTCCGCAGCCTCCTGGTGCCGCTGGTCGGGGCTGTCAGCAACCTGGCGACGATCGTCGTCGGCCTGGGCGCGCTGACCGCGATCTTCCAGTGGGGCTGGGCCAGCAACCTGCTCGGCGTCGGGGACGGCGCGCCGATCTCCTACATCGTCCCCATCATGGTCGTCGGGGTGATGTTCGGCCTGTCGATGGACTACCAGGTGTTCCTGGTCAGCCGCATCCGCGAGGAATGGGCACACACACACGACAACACGCGCTCGATCCGCACGGGTGTCGCAGAAACCGCCAAGGTCATCGCCACCGCCGCCGTGATCATGCTGTGCGTGTTCTCCTCGTTCGGGTTCAGCGGCCAGCGGATCGTCTCCTGCATCGGCATCGGCCTTGCCCTCGCGGTCGTCGTGGACGCCTTCGTCGTGCGCATGATCCTCGTCCCGGCGCTGCTGCGGATGATCGGCGACCGGGTGTGGGCATACCCTCGGTGGGCCGACCGCCTCACGCCCCGCCTGGCGATCGAAGGCCCCGCGAACAAGATCGACATACCGTCCGACCAGATGGACGCGCCACCCGCGGACAACCTGGTCGGCGCCGCCGGCCACGCCTCGGCCGCGGCGGACCGGCGGTGA
- a CDS encoding sensor histidine kinase — MTINRSVAGGTAGATGATGWRRLLSESRRPTRWDIVVTVAMLVTMTIVVVVRSGTATFPSTELLLLTVASWLPLLVRTYWPELVLAAVVVVEACHLAVMHDLDAGLPGSTVGAYQPVPLATMIAVYTVAARRRQRDGWIAGAAAASILLAAALLFQPLSLAGTDLVMVQLVVIAAGVGVGIRARHDARTRRAREAREQSRQAVLDERLRIARELHDTLAHNLALVDAQAAVADYLLDTDPLTARQALRGITQHTSAAIDDLRAALVLLRRDPDDAEHTGKRQPAGHPLPATDDQSFGSPSLAPVAGLKQLGGLLGRFRDAGAHVTLDVHGQAAALSHQSDLAAYRIVQEALTNATKHAPGAPVSVTMRWAPGQLRLEIHNSRSVRPGQQHPVGTGHGLIGLRERARAAGGTFGAGPTGDGGYLVTATLSTRAQRTTDHQIVPAVGADRVGTDPTETERPAP, encoded by the coding sequence GTGACGATCAACCGATCCGTCGCCGGAGGAACCGCCGGCGCCACCGGAGCCACCGGCTGGCGACGCCTGCTCAGCGAGAGCAGGCGTCCCACCCGGTGGGACATCGTCGTCACCGTCGCCATGCTGGTGACGATGACGATCGTGGTCGTCGTCCGCTCCGGTACCGCGACGTTCCCCAGCACGGAGCTTCTACTCCTCACCGTCGCCTCGTGGCTGCCGCTCCTGGTGCGGACCTACTGGCCCGAGCTCGTTCTCGCCGCCGTCGTGGTCGTCGAGGCCTGCCACCTCGCGGTCATGCACGACCTCGACGCCGGCCTGCCCGGAAGCACCGTCGGCGCCTACCAGCCTGTCCCGCTCGCCACGATGATCGCCGTCTACACCGTCGCGGCCCGCCGCCGCCAACGGGACGGGTGGATCGCCGGCGCCGCCGCCGCGTCCATACTCCTGGCCGCCGCGCTGCTCTTCCAGCCGCTCTCCCTGGCGGGCACGGACCTCGTCATGGTCCAGCTCGTCGTCATCGCCGCCGGCGTCGGTGTCGGGATACGCGCCCGGCACGACGCGCGGACCCGGCGGGCCCGCGAGGCCAGGGAACAGTCCCGGCAGGCGGTGCTCGACGAACGGCTGCGCATCGCCCGCGAGCTGCACGACACCCTCGCCCACAACCTGGCCCTCGTCGACGCGCAGGCCGCCGTCGCCGACTACCTGCTCGACACCGACCCCCTGACCGCGCGCCAGGCTCTGCGCGGGATCACCCAGCACACCTCGGCGGCCATCGACGACCTGCGGGCCGCCCTCGTCCTGTTGCGCCGCGACCCCGACGATGCCGAGCACACCGGGAAACGGCAACCGGCAGGCCACCCTCTGCCGGCCACCGACGACCAGTCGTTCGGCTCCCCCTCGCTGGCACCCGTGGCCGGCCTGAAGCAGCTCGGCGGCCTGCTGGGCCGGTTCCGCGACGCGGGCGCCCACGTCACGCTCGACGTCCACGGCCAGGCGGCCGCGCTCAGCCACCAGAGCGACCTGGCCGCCTACCGGATCGTCCAGGAGGCGCTGACCAACGCCACCAAGCACGCTCCCGGCGCGCCCGTCTCCGTCACCATGCGCTGGGCGCCTGGCCAGCTGAGGCTCGAGATCCACAACAGCCGCTCGGTCCGGCCAGGCCAGCAGCACCCGGTCGGCACCGGTCACGGGCTGATCGGCCTGCGTGAACGCGCCCGCGCCGCGGGCGGAACATTCGGCGCCGGCCCGACCGGCGACGGGGGCTACCTCGTCACCGCCACACTGAGCACCAGAGCACAGCGCACCACCGACCACCAGATCGTCCCCGCCGTGGGCGCCGACCGCGTGGGCACCGACCCGACCGAGACAGAGAGGCCCGCGCCGTGA